From the Musa acuminata AAA Group cultivar baxijiao chromosome BXJ3-7, Cavendish_Baxijiao_AAA, whole genome shotgun sequence genome, one window contains:
- the LOC135643557 gene encoding ABC transporter A family member 7-like yields MESISSAASSSGRPASFFTQANALLRKNLTFQKRNLKTNIGIVAFPIFICVLIVLIQQVINNELNKDKFQCGCQGGDCGLQYSTLDQVDTCPISSPPEWSALIQVPRPQYRAVRTDFSLSADLPDESCRASQSCPAAVLLTGGNRSLAQSLAQSLFLSSSSALNFSDYPSSLSNVILGTDTPTENTQFIEPAFVSDRPFYVVQPQCTTNATSPISFKNANISIELGFKCVQGLTLWRDNSSLINDELFKGYRQGNSERKANEFIAAYDFLNSDENGFNLNIWYNSTYNNDTGFVEVALVRVPRTVNAASNAYLKFQKGVGAMVMFDFVKEMPKTGTDRRFDFSSLLGPLFFTWIIELLFPVILTYIVYEKQQKLRIMMKMHGLKDGPYWFISYIYFFFLSAVYMICFVIFGSLIGLKFFRLNDYSIQVVFYFIYINLQIAVAFLIAPFFSAVKTATVFGYIYVFGSGLLGEFLLRFFIEDTSFPRGWILVMELVPGFSLYRGLFEFSQYSFSGDNMGTSGMKWGDLDDSQNGMKAVLIIMFVEWLVLLVVAFYLDQVIGGGIRKDPIFFLRYFQKKSSVSQRKPSFQRQGSKVFVEMERPDVSQEREVVEQLLLESSFSHAVISDNLKKVYPGRDGNPDKLAVRGLSLALPNGECFGMLGPNGAGKTTFINMMIGLITPTSGTAYVQGVDIRTNMDEIYTSMGVCPQHDLLWETLTGREHLLFYGRLKNLKGAALLQAVDESLKSVNLFYGGVGDKQAGKYSGGMKRRLSVAISLIGDPKVVYMDEPSTGLDPASRNNLWNVVKNAKRDRAIILTTHSMEEAEVLCDRLGIFVDGGFQCIGNPKELKARYGGSYVFTMTTSVNEEEEVESLVRQLSPSANKIYHISGTQKFELPKQEVRIADVFRAVEIAKSKFTIHAWGLADTTLEDVFIKVAKGAQSLNVLS; encoded by the exons ATGGAGTCAATCTCCTCCGCCGCCTCTTCCTCTGGCCGTCCCGCCAGCTTCTTCACCCAAGCCAATGCTCTCCTTCGCAAGAATCTCACCTTCCAG AAGCGGAACCTGAAGACCAACATCGGGATCGTCGCGTTCCCCATCTTTATCTGCGTCCTGATCGTCCTCATTCAGCAAGTGATCAACAACGAGCTGAACAAGGATAAGTTCCAATGCGGGTGCCAGGGAGGCGACTGCGGCCTCCAGTACTCGACGCTGGATCAGGTCGACACTTGCCCCATTTCAAGCCCTCCTGAGTGGTCCGCTCTCATCCAAGTTCCTCGCCCCCAGTATCGCGCCGTCAGAACTGACTTTTCTCTATCTGCCGACTTGCCCGATGAGTCCTGCAGAGCTTCCCAGTCCTGTCCCGCGGCAGTGCTCCTCACTGGCGGTAACCGATCCCTCGCGCAAA GTCTAGCGCAGAGTCTGTTTCTAAGCTCTTCCTCTGCGTTGAATTTCTCGGATTATCCCAGTAGTTTGTCGAATGTCATCCTC GGGACGGATACACCTACCGAGAACACACAATTCATTGAACCAGCTTTTGTCTCTGACAGGCCCTTTTATGTAGTCCAACCGCAATGCACAACAAACGCAACAAGTCCAATTTCGTTTAAAAATGCCAACATATCGATTGAGCTAG GGTTTAAGTGTGTTCAAGGTTTGACTTTGTGGCGCGATAATTCATCATTGATAAATGATGAGTTGTTTAAGGGTTATCGACAAGGAAATTCAGAGAGGAAGGCAAATGAGTTCATTGCAG CCTATGACTTCTTGAATTCTgatgagaatggtttcaatttAAACATTTGGTACAACTCAACCTATAATAATGACACTGGTTTTGTTGAAGTTGCATTGGTTCGCGTTCCTCGCACAGTGAATGCG GCCTCCAATGCCTACCTGAAGTTTCAAAAAGGTGTTGGTGCAATGGTAATGTTTGATTTTGTTAAAGAAATGCCAAAAACTGGAACAGACCGGAGGTTTGACTTTTCTTCACTTCTTGGTCCATTATTCTTCACGTGGATCATTGAGCTACTTTTCCCA GTTATTCTCACATATATTGTCTACGAGAAGCAACAaaagttacgaatcatgatgaaaATGCATGGGCTAAAGGATGGACCTTACTGGTTCATATCttacatttattttttctttctatcagCAGTCTACATGATATGTTTTGTGATATTTGGCTCTCTAATAG GTCTAAAATTTTTCAGATTGAATGACTACAGCATACAAGTTGTTTTCTATTTCATTTACATAAACTTGCAGATAGCGGTGGCCTTTCTTATAGCACCTTTCTTTTCTGCTGTGAAAACTGCCACAG TGTTTGGTTACATTTATGTATTCGGTTCTGGCTTACTGGGAGAGTTCCTCTTgcgtttttttattgaagataccagCTTCCCAA GAGGTTGGATTCTAGTCATGGAGCTTGTTCCTGGATTTTCCTTGTATCGTGGGCTATTTGAGTTTTCACAGTATTCTTTTAGTGGAGATAATATGGGGACTTCTGGTATGAAGTGGGGAGATTTAGATGATAGTCAAAATGGAATGAAAGCTGTGTTGATTATAATGTTTGTTGAGTGGCTAGTTCTGCTTGTAGTTGCATTCTACTTGGATCAGGTAATAGGAGGTGGAATCAGGAAGGATCCTATTTTTTTTCTACGCTATTTCCAGAAGAAGTCTTCAGTATCCCAAAGAAAGCCTAGTTTTCAGAGACAAGGATCCAAAGTTTTTGTTGAAATGGAGAGACCTGATGTTTCTCAAGAA AGAGAAGTTGTGGAGCAACTGCTTCTGGAATCCAGTTTTAGTCATGCAGTCATTTCTGATAATCTCAAAAAAGTCTACCCTGGACGGGATGGAAATCCAGACAAACTTGCAGTTCGAGGGCTGTCTCTTGCTTTACCTAATGGTGAATGTTTTGGCATGCTTGGCCCTAATGGTGCTGGAAAAACTACCTTTATCAATATG ATGATTGGGCTTATTACACCGACCTCCGGCACTGCTTATGTTCAGGGAGTGGACATAAGGACCAATATGGACGAAATTTACACAAGCATGGGTGTATGCCCACAGCATGA CTTGCTTTGGGAGACATTAACTGGCAGAGAACATCTATTATTTTATGGTCGACTGAAAAACCTTAAAGGTGCTGCATTGCTGCAG GCAGTTGATGAATCTTTGAAGAGTGTAAATTTGTTTTATGGTGGTGTTGGAGATAAACAAGCTGGAAAATATAGCGGTGGAATGAAAAGGAGGCTGAGTGTCGCAATTTCACTGATTGGTGATCCTAAG GTAGTGTACATGGATGAACCAAGCACAGGACTAGACCCAGCATCAAGAAACAACTTATGGAATGTTGTGAAGAATGCAAAAAGAGACCGAGCAATTATACTCACAA CACACTCCATGGAGGAAGCCGAGGTATTGTGTGATCGTCTGGGCATCTTTGTTGATGGAGGTTTCCAGTGCATAGGAAATCCAAAGGAG CTCAAGGCTAGGTACGGTGGATCGTATGTCTTCACAATGACCACATCCGTAAACGAGGAAGAGGAGGTTGAAAGCTTAGTTCGGCAGCTATCTCCAAGTGCAAACAAGATATATCATATTTCTGGGACCCAAAAATTCGAGTTGCCCAAGCAGGAGGTCAGAATTGCTGATGTCTTCCGAGCAGTCGAGATCGCAAAGAGTAAATTCACGATTCACGCATGGGGTCTGGCTGACACCACATTGGAGGATGTCTTCATCAAAGTTGCCAAAGGCGCACAATCGTTGAATGTGCTTTCGTGA